The window ATTTTGGAAACTTGAATGAAGCGCAATTCACATTGTTTTGGAAATGTTGGGAGAACAATCTCAGAGTAATTAATGATATCATTCCAATTATTCTTAGAAATAAGACATATGGTCCACCAATGAAGGTGTTCATGTATGGAATTCTAAAAGCAGGTACATGGGCAATTATGAGATATCTAAGAGGATTATGCAAAGATCTTTTCAATGGAAGAACTCCAGATGAGATAATTGACAAGTATGCTAGAAGTAGATCAATTTCGGCACCAAAGATTCAAACTAAAAAATTATAAATTTTTAATAGCTTGATCAGCAATAGTATTTCTTTTTGGAGTTAATGAGACAAAGTAATTTTTGTCTGCTCTTTCAATCGCATTGACCTTCTTGTAAGACTTGGAATTTACATCAAATTCGTAAATTCCTGATTCAAGTGTACCTTTTGCATAAATCATAAGATATGTATCTCCAGTAGATGGGCTAAGTGGAATAAATGCCATGATGTATCCTTTGTATGAATTGATAGGCATCGTATTTTTCATTGGAGGTGCTGCAGATGACATGTACAAAAATATGTCTTCAATTGAATTAAATTCTTCATATTCAATATGCATTAAATTTAGTATTTTGTTTCAATATAATAACTTAGAGTGAAAATATTAAAAAAATTAAGAGAATAGTCAATTTTTTGATAAATTATGATTTACGATTTATCTTTCGGTTTTTAAGAATTTTAATTATTACTGCCATAGTAATCAGTATCACCGTAACAATAAATGCAATTTGACCAATTTCTACAGTAGACAAAAACAAGTATGGAAAAATTCCAAAAAACAACACTACAAACATTACTCAAACCTCAAGGAACTCCAGAAAGAACCATCATAAGATGATCCCTCCTGGATTGTTGGCGTGCAAACCAATTATTGTGAATTGAAAGTAAATAAGTCATAAATGTACCTAATTTCATAATGAGTACAAAACAGAGACAAATTATAACTATTTCAGAATCAAATCTGGCAAATGCAACCAAAAGAGAGTATGAGTATCGATTAAAACAATTCTTCAAAGATTCGTCCATCAAATCATATGAGGAACTAATCAAAGTACCATCAAATGAATTAGAAAATATTTTAGTGGATTACAGTAAATTCCTACTTCAGAAAATCAGCGAAGGTAAATTATCTCCAAACACTATGCCCAAAATGTTCAAACCGATAAAGTATGTTTTGGGAATCAATTACAGAGAAAATGATGTGAAATGGCGACCAATAGAGTCATTGTTTCCACCAGAAGAAAGACGTTCTGGATACAAGGCATGGTCAACTGAACAAGTACAAGAGATGATTGACAAGTGCACCACAACAAGAAACAAAGCTTTGATACATTTTATGGCATCAGTTGGTGGACGTATTGGAATACATGACCATCAATTATTGATGAAGCACCTAATCCCCATGTCTTCAGATGATACTATACACATGGATTGTTATGCAGTTTTACTTTATGCAGAATCTGATGAAAGTGCAGATGAGAAAGATTATAGAGATTCTTCAAAGGACGTGGTTTCAGGTGATTCCTACTGGGCATTTTTGACACCTGAAGCAACAAAGTGGTTGAAAAGATATCATGGTGAGAGACAAAGATGTGGAGAAATTTTAGATGGCGATGCACCAATTTTTAGAAATGAGTTTAGTGTATTACATCCTAATGCCAATTTGCAACAATTATCGAAACAGGCAGTATTCAACATTTTTCACAGGGCATTAAATCACACATCCATCAATAGAACTCTAAAAGGCAGACGTTATGATACACAGTTGATGCATGGGTTTAGAAAACGATTCAACACAATCATGAAACTGGAAAACAGTGTAAATGCCAACATTGCTGAAAAGATCATGGGTCACAAAAATGGTCTTGATGGTGTTTACTTTATGCCAACTAGACAACAATGCTTCAAAGAATTTATCAAAGGAATTGCCCAACTCACAATAGATGTCAAGGAACGCCAAAAGATCCAAATCAGTGACCAATCTCAGAGAATTAACGAGTTGGAAAAGGCAAGGGAGATCACTCACAATCTAAAACTAGAGAACCAGGAAAAAGCCAAGCAAATTGATGTCAAAGTAAACACCATCAAAAATCAGACAAATTTCTTTAGTGATCAGTTACGAGAACAAAGACAATTCATTTTATCAATGGAAAAGAAATTATCAGAAATGGCATATGAAATTAAAGAATTGAGGAAAGATAATGGTTCATACAAAGAATCTCAAATCATTTTAAAGAAATAAAAAACAAGGTCAAAAAAGAGGAATTCCAAGAGATTGAGAAAAAACAGTTGGATCTGCATAGAAAATGAGATAAATTCAGTACGAGTTGCAAAAAAACGAATCACCGTAAAGAATTATCAGGATTGGTTTGGGACAGACCAGTTTTTGAGTAGTTTTAATTGTGATTGCAAAATATGACATGTCCATAGAAGTTTTTGAAAATTCTCAAAATATCAATTTTGGAGGTTACTACCGGTTGTATTTTATGCGTAAAATCATCAAAAATAGGTTGGATTTTGGGTTGGACTTTACGTTATTTTGTGCCTAAAATCCAACCAACCAACTCATTTTCATAATATTCTGGTTGGGTTGTACAGTTGGAATTATGCATATGTTTTAAAAATCAAGAAACCACTATACACAAATTATGCGCGTGTATAACGCGCGTAAGAATTGAAGTAAAATGACACATTCAAAATAAACAAGAAATTAGATAATACATTTTATTGTTAGAAATAATGCATTGGATGGTATGATAATTAAAAATAAAATAATCTATTCTGAATCTCAGTTTTGAAAAAGATATTCAAGTTTATTTGTAATGCAAAATAAAAAAACACTGTAGAGCAGGTTATACATCAAACATTTCTTGGAATCATTGATTAGAACATCGTTAGATAAGCCCGTAAAACAACGATAACCGAAGATTCCATCACTGTTGAATTTCAACCATGATGAACATTAGATTATTTAAATTAATTTTTAATAGTTTAGTTGCAATAAATGAAAATAGATTATTTTTTGGATTTCAAATGTTTGTGAACTTTAAATCCAATTACGGTAGGTGCTGCAATGTATATTCCTAAGTTCAATACAATTACAGATATTCCCAATCCTAAGACTTGAGCATCAGAACCACCTTCTGCTAATGTCATTATAGACAATGTGGAAATCATTGGAGTGATAAATGCTCTAACTGCTTCTTGGAACATTGGATTTTCTCTTTCCCAATCAGCGATTGTTGGAGAGAATGAATAGTAGAATTGATTGAATCCACTCATGAATGCCATTCCAGATGAAGTACTCATTACAGTATTATCTCTAACTTCTCTGAGGAATTGTACTTGAGGAGCTAATTCAGTTCCATATGCAGCTGTTGC is drawn from Candidatus Nitrosarchaeum limnium SFB1 and contains these coding sequences:
- a CDS encoding integrase family protein encodes the protein MSTKQRQIITISESNLANATKREYEYRLKQFFKDSSIKSYEELIKVPSNELENILVDYSKFLLQKISEGKLSPNTMPKMFKPIKYVLGINYRENDVKWRPIESLFPPEERRSGYKAWSTEQVQEMIDKCTTTRNKALIHFMASVGGRIGIHDHQLLMKHLIPMSSDDTIHMDCYAVLLYAESDESADEKDYRDSSKDVVSGDSYWAFLTPEATKWLKRYHGERQRCGEILDGDAPIFRNEFSVLHPNANLQQLSKQAVFNIFHRALNHTSINRTLKGRRYDTQLMHGFRKRFNTIMKLENSVNANIAEKIMGHKNGLDGVYFMPTRQQCFKEFIKGIAQLTIDVKERQKIQISDQSQRINELEKAREITHNLKLENQEKAKQIDVKVNTIKNQTNFFSDQLREQRQFILSMEKKLSEMAYEIKELRKDNGSYKESQIILKK
- a CDS encoding hypothetical protein (hypothetical protein Nmar_0335), with the translated sequence MHIEYEEFNSIEDIFLYMSSAAPPMKNTMPINSYKGYIMAFIPLSPSTGDTYLMIYAKGTLESGIYEFDVNSKSYKKVNAIERADKNYFVSLTPKRNTIADQAIKNL